In the Corynebacterium jeikeium genome, TGGTGTCTGTTCCCAGGGCGGCGATCTGAGCCTTGAAGGCTGCGAGCTCGTCGGGGGTGCCGTCCGGGCGGGTGTGCAGCAGGGTCCAGGCGTGGGCTGCGGTTCCGGAGGCCGGAATGCCGTAGCGCTGCGCGGCCTCCATGTTGGAGGTAGCGACGAACCCGGCCAGGTAGGCGGCCCGGGCGGAGGTGACGGCGGCGTATTCGTGGGTGCGGCGTGCACCCATGTCGATGATGGGACGGTCACCTGCGGCGGTGACCATGCGGGCGGCGGCACTAGCCACGGCGGAGTCCATGTTCAGGATCGAAAGGATCACCGTCTCCAGAATCACGCACTCGCCGAAGGTGCCCCGAACCGTCAGGACGGGGGAGTGGGGGAAGTACAGCTCGCCTTCGCGGTAGCCGTCGATTTGTCCGGAGAAGCGGAAGTTGCGCAGGTATTCCAGGGTTTCGTCCCGCAGGAAGTCGATGCGATCCAGCTGCTGGTCGGTAAATACGAAATCGCGCACGGCCTGCAGTACGCGGGCGGTGCCGGCGATCACACCGTAGCGGCGCTCGTTGGGCAGGCGGCGGGTGAACACCTCGAAGGTGCAGGCGCGGTCGACAGTGCCGTCGAGGATCGCGGCCTCGAGCATGGTGAGTTCGTATTTGTCCGTAAGAAGTGCGGAGGAGCGGGTGTTGTTTTCGTTCACCCGCTCCATGCTAGTCCACGCCCCACCACGGACCCGGCAGCGAAGATGGCCGATGTGGGTATTCTGGAAAGCATGACTTCCCCAGCCGCTCCCGCTGCCACCCCTGTAGCGGACAAACTGCCAGAAACACTGACGGAGCCCAACCTGCCGTGGATGTGCATCTGTTGGGATGATCCGGTGAACTTGATGAGCTACGTGACGTACGTCTTCCAAACCGTACTGGGCTATTCGCGCAAGCGCGCCACGGAGCTGATGATGCAGGTCCACACTGAGGGTAAGGCCGTGGTGAGCTCGGGTGAGCGCGACAAGGTTGAAGGGGATGTGAAGAAGCTGCAGACCGCCGGGCTATGGGCGACGATGCAGCGGGCGGACGGGTAGGCGTCAATAAAGAAAGAAGGAACGAACATGCAGCCGTGGACGAAGAAGAACAGCCTGCTGCGCGGGACTCGCTTTAATACGCAGCTGGAGCCGCTCGAGCGCGAGATGTTGGGGGATTCGGCGGTGGCCGTCTCCGACAAGCTGATGGAGCGCGCGCGGACCGCCCCGAAGGACGAGCTGGCGGAGATGACGGGCATGGCCAGCGGGCATGCCGATGCGCCGAAGGATCCGGGGCTGGCGCGGCTGCTGCCGAGCTTCTTCCGCGAGGGGGACGAGGAAGTCGACGGCGATGCGGCGCTGACTCGCCAGCTGAACGAGACGGACATCATCAAGACGAAGCTGACGAACCTGCGCTTTGTGGTGGACTACCTGGGGCCTAATGGTTCGGTGAATGTTTCGCTGACGCAGGACGAGGTTCACCCGTGGCTGAGCGCGATCAACGACATTCGCCTGTACCACTCCGCGCAGTACGAGGAGTTCAAGAAGGAGCTCCTCGAGGGGGATGAGAATTCCGACCAAGCGACGGCGGCGCAGAATTACCTGGATTGGTTGGGCTACCACCAGGACAGTCTTTTGTCGGCGATGATGGGTGAATAATGAGCATAGAGCTGTTCGGCTGCCAGCCGGGGCCTGCGAATTCTCTGGCCGACGTGGCGGGTATTGGCGTGGGGCACGCGGTGTGCGAGGACGGCGCGGGGGATTCGGGCGTGACCATGATCGTCGCCCCGAAATCCGCCACTGCCAGCGTGGACGTACGTGGTGGTGGGCCGGGCACACGCGAGACGGATCTTCTGGCGCCGCACAACACGGTGCAGTCCGTGCACGCTATTGGTCTGTGCGGTGGTTCTGCTTTTGGTCTTGACGCCCTCACGGGGGCAATGGCCGAACTGGAGAGTAGGAGGATCGGCTTCCCTGTGTTGGGGCCGGAACACCCGGATAAGTTGGTGCCGATCGTGCCGGGAGCCGTGATTTTTGATCTGCTGCTGGGGCGCTGGGATTCGCGGCCGGATGCGGCCACGGGAGCATCAGCGACGGCGGCGGCGCTGGATGCTGTGGTTGGAAACGAGGCAAGCTGCGCGGCTGAGCGGGGCGCTGCAAAGCAGAGGGGCTCAGGGCAGGCGGCGCTGAACGGCAACGTCGGCGCGGGGCTGGGAGCCTCGGCTGGCGCGCTGAAGGGTGGCTTTGGTCAGGCCAGCGTCGTATTCCCCGAAGGCACCCCGCTGGCTGGGGTGACTGTTGCCGTGGGCATTGTAGTGAACCCGCAGGGTGCGGTTTTCGATCCGGCAACCGGCCTGCCGTGGGGCCTCGCCGCCGAGCTGGACGGGGAGTTTGCCAGATACGGACTGGCCGATGGCCTGGTTGATGGTGAGCCGCTGGGGGCTGAGGGCGTCAATAGATTAAAGAGCAAGAACGTGCTCGGCACGAAGATCACGGCGGACATGCTGGCGCCGAAGCTCAACACGACGATCGGGGTGGTGGCGACCGACGCGCCGCTGACGAAGGCGCAGGCTAAGAGGCTGGCGCTGGCGGGGCATGACGGGATCGCACGGGCGATTCGGCCGGCGCACATGCCGATGGATGGGGACACGCTGTTTGCGATGGGGACAGGGGAACATGGTTCGGGGGCTACTGGAGTTGAGAGGGGCGTCGATGATATTGGCATGAGCCTGCTTTCGGCGGTCGCGGCTAACACGGTGGAGCGGGCGATTGTGCATGCTGTGCTGGCGGCGGAATCGGTTTTCGGTGTGCCGAGCTGGCGCGACGTAGTGAAGGAGATGTAGTGAAAGGTGAGGACCGTGGCTGAATCTTCTGAGGCTGTTGAGATAGGCGTTCGGGTGGAACAGGCAAACAATGCGCCGATCG is a window encoding:
- the clpS gene encoding ATP-dependent Clp protease adapter ClpS, whose product is MTSPAAPAATPVADKLPETLTEPNLPWMCICWDDPVNLMSYVTYVFQTVLGYSRKRATELMMQVHTEGKAVVSSGERDKVEGDVKKLQTAGLWATMQRADG
- a CDS encoding DUF2017 domain-containing protein; this translates as MQPWTKKNSLLRGTRFNTQLEPLEREMLGDSAVAVSDKLMERARTAPKDELAEMTGMASGHADAPKDPGLARLLPSFFREGDEEVDGDAALTRQLNETDIIKTKLTNLRFVVDYLGPNGSVNVSLTQDEVHPWLSAINDIRLYHSAQYEEFKKELLEGDENSDQATAAQNYLDWLGYHQDSLLSAMMGE
- a CDS encoding nicotinate phosphoribosyltransferase — protein: MERVNENNTRSSALLTDKYELTMLEAAILDGTVDRACTFEVFTRRLPNERRYGVIAGTARVLQAVRDFVFTDQQLDRIDFLRDETLEYLRNFRFSGQIDGYREGELYFPHSPVLTVRGTFGECVILETVILSILNMDSAVASAAARMVTAAGDRPIIDMGARRTHEYAAVTSARAAYLAGFVATSNMEAAQRYGIPASGTAAHAWTLLHTRPDGTPDELAAFKAQIAALGTDTTLLVDTYDITQGVENAVAAGGTELGAVRIDSGDLGVLTRRVRDQLDSLGAKNTKIVVSSDMDEFSIAALRSEPVDSFGVGTSVVTGSGAPTAGLVYKLVEVDGVPVAKRSRGKASLGGAKDAARFSRPSGTAVEEVTFPLGAELPQAEGLKSTQLTIPMVRDGELVDGLPTLEESREHCAKQLVCLPWEGLALTRDEPALQVRHISRI
- a CDS encoding P1 family peptidase; this translates as MSIELFGCQPGPANSLADVAGIGVGHAVCEDGAGDSGVTMIVAPKSATASVDVRGGGPGTRETDLLAPHNTVQSVHAIGLCGGSAFGLDALTGAMAELESRRIGFPVLGPEHPDKLVPIVPGAVIFDLLLGRWDSRPDAATGASATAAALDAVVGNEASCAAERGAAKQRGSGQAALNGNVGAGLGASAGALKGGFGQASVVFPEGTPLAGVTVAVGIVVNPQGAVFDPATGLPWGLAAELDGEFARYGLADGLVDGEPLGAEGVNRLKSKNVLGTKITADMLAPKLNTTIGVVATDAPLTKAQAKRLALAGHDGIARAIRPAHMPMDGDTLFAMGTGEHGSGATGVERGVDDIGMSLLSAVAANTVERAIVHAVLAAESVFGVPSWRDVVKEM